A genomic stretch from Planctomycetaceae bacterium includes:
- a CDS encoding sigma 54-interacting transcriptional regulator — protein sequence MTSEDADENGAAEKFAFVLTWDGATWRDVVRLRQGQVTTIGRSTTNRIVLQDDSCSRNHCEIFTSGGEWRLRDLSSRNGTILRGAAVDGETSLRSGDVIVIGACQLAFTTSLDQTPGTPANMGNEGKTLDSHPIAVLRDKQPKIMHRASSPGFLTPRDESVRDTSGAELAKLYRLGLEMGSARTRQQLTDVVLANLARETVANISAILLAVQETDAPTPADLQVVAYDSKRDLPYRRVSDNLSRVVLSSCEAILATDVSDDSQLSVFDSLGEMKAISVICAPIHSATRTYGLVHLYSTNPDNPLDKHDLEFTLAVANQLAVALEQLKERDSLQSGLAQARNENRSLREQLSSEYQLVGETPSMKEMKDRITLIAETDASVLIRGESGCGKELIARSIHNMSPRRDGPFVCLNCAALNESLLESELFGHEKGAFTGATDRKVGRFEQADKGTLFLDEVGEMSPAIQAKFLRVLEGHPFERIGGRKPIQVDVRLLAATNRDLEEAVEDGDFRKDLYFRLHVAEIIAPPLRERKDDIVLLANTFLARFVQKTGRVITGFTDEATELLREYNWPGNVRELQNTIERTVILCRNEVVKASDVQLSTLSSRFSVTEPGTQRDGEYRELSLADIEQQHILATLDHTEWNKSRAAQILGIERSTLDRKLKRYHVSRKTS from the coding sequence ATGACAAGCGAAGATGCCGACGAGAATGGAGCAGCTGAGAAGTTTGCTTTCGTATTGACTTGGGATGGAGCCACCTGGCGGGATGTTGTCAGGCTTCGGCAGGGTCAGGTCACAACAATCGGTCGGTCAACCACAAATCGAATCGTCCTGCAGGACGATTCATGCAGCCGCAATCACTGCGAAATCTTCACCTCTGGAGGAGAATGGCGGCTCAGGGACCTGAGTAGTCGCAATGGAACGATCCTGCGCGGGGCTGCTGTCGACGGCGAAACATCGCTGCGGTCGGGCGATGTCATTGTTATCGGTGCTTGCCAGCTGGCATTCACCACAAGCCTGGACCAGACACCCGGCACCCCGGCAAATATGGGCAACGAAGGCAAGACGCTTGATTCTCATCCGATTGCGGTTCTTCGTGACAAGCAGCCGAAGATCATGCATCGTGCTTCTTCTCCCGGGTTCCTGACACCCAGGGATGAGTCTGTGCGTGATACGAGCGGAGCAGAGCTGGCCAAGCTGTATCGCCTGGGACTTGAGATGGGATCTGCGAGAACTCGCCAGCAACTGACAGATGTCGTCCTGGCGAACCTTGCCCGCGAAACGGTGGCCAATATCAGCGCGATTCTTCTGGCAGTTCAGGAAACCGATGCGCCGACGCCGGCAGACCTGCAGGTGGTCGCCTATGACAGCAAAAGAGACCTGCCTTACCGCCGCGTGTCCGATAATCTCTCCCGGGTTGTTCTGTCTTCCTGCGAAGCAATTCTTGCGACAGATGTCAGTGATGATAGTCAACTGTCTGTTTTCGACAGTCTTGGCGAAATGAAAGCCATCAGTGTCATCTGTGCACCGATTCATTCGGCAACGCGGACCTATGGCCTGGTGCACCTGTATTCCACGAATCCTGATAACCCTCTGGATAAACATGACCTGGAATTCACGCTCGCTGTTGCGAATCAACTGGCTGTTGCACTGGAACAACTTAAAGAAAGAGACTCACTGCAGTCCGGCCTCGCTCAGGCAAGAAACGAAAATCGCTCACTCCGGGAACAGCTCTCCAGCGAATACCAGCTCGTAGGCGAAACGCCCTCGATGAAGGAAATGAAGGATCGAATCACGCTCATCGCTGAAACAGACGCGAGTGTTCTGATTCGGGGCGAGAGTGGCTGCGGAAAAGAGCTGATCGCGCGCAGCATTCACAATATGAGCCCACGGCGAGACGGTCCATTCGTGTGCCTCAACTGCGCAGCGCTGAATGAGAGCCTGCTGGAGAGCGAATTGTTTGGCCACGAAAAAGGCGCCTTCACTGGCGCTACGGATCGAAAAGTGGGCCGATTCGAGCAAGCCGACAAGGGCACGCTGTTTCTGGATGAAGTCGGCGAAATGAGCCCGGCCATTCAGGCGAAATTCCTGCGTGTGCTGGAAGGGCACCCCTTTGAACGAATTGGGGGGCGCAAACCAATACAAGTGGATGTCAGACTTCTGGCCGCTACCAACAGAGACCTCGAAGAAGCCGTCGAGGATGGCGACTTCCGAAAAGACCTCTATTTCCGACTGCATGTTGCTGAGATTATTGCTCCGCCGCTGCGTGAACGAAAAGATGATATCGTTCTGCTGGCAAACACTTTTTTGGCCAGGTTTGTTCAAAAGACAGGACGAGTCATAACGGGATTCACTGATGAAGCGACAGAACTGCTTCGCGAATACAATTGGCCGGGGAATGTTCGGGAACTGCAAAACACCATCGAACGTACGGTAATCCTTTGTCGAAACGAAGTTGTGAAGGCGTCTGACGTTCAACTTTCGACGTTGTCCAGTCGATTCTCGGTAACCGAACCGGGAACTCAGCGCGATGGAGAGTATCGCGAACTTTCGCTCGCAGATATTGAGCAGCAGCACATCCTGGCGACACTGGACCACACCGAATGGAACAAATCGCGCGCAGCACAGATTCTTGGCATAGAGCGATCCACACTGGACCGAAAGCTCAAGCGTTACCACGTATCGCGTAAGACAAGCTGA